A single window of Narcine bancroftii isolate sNarBan1 chromosome 1, sNarBan1.hap1, whole genome shotgun sequence DNA harbors:
- the LOC138736738 gene encoding endogenous retrovirus group 3 member 1 Env polyprotein-like — MITISPHESQKNLFERARIQVNRHRLGDNLWVDLHQLTVRELGVRNCWICSGPTRDGTWPWRGEPLDDRTLLASNISTSASGRSREFWKLENHPQGFKCLVKEHGRYPKGDLACRRWKNITSGNWVPAPPTGFLSLSNQSDVPCVPLVPINYTSDLVDVGFWNWTGFNPYQAIPALRSFWENSSPSGYAPDGLYWICGNMAYTYLEPDWSGTCCIGMIQPHFHLLPPDSDKHISTRLHSPIQHRSVEIGRWGDDWPPERIISYYGPATWAQDGSWGYRTPIYMLNHLIRLQAVLEIITNQTATALDLFAEEQQQIRATVYQNRPALDYLLAAEGGVCGKLNLSNCCLKIDDKGQAVKDISSGIRKLSHVPVQTWHPAIDSWFSKWFSGSWSWIHSALVFVAFIPLVLILIPCILPGLQCLVKRAVQQISPIMVLQQQNYAEAAENLLKLWEIDTSIILTGVKA; from the coding sequence ATGATCACCATTTCGCCACATGAGTCTCAAAAGAACTTATTCGAGAGGGCAAGAATACAAGTCAATAGGCATAGACTTGGAGATAACCTATGGGTCGATTTACATCAACTTACCGTCCGGGAGCTTGGTGTTCGTAACTGTTGGATTTGTAGCGGCCCAACCCGGGATGGAACTTGGCCATGGAGAGGTGAGCCATTAGATGATCGTACACTCCTTGCCTCCAATATTTCTACTAGCGCTTCTGGTCGATCCCGTGAGTTTTGGAAGTTGGAAAACCATCCACAAGGCTTTAAGTGCTTGGTAAAAGAACACGGCAGGTACCCAAAAGGCGATTTGGCTTGCCGGCGCTGGAAAAATATCACTAGTGGAAATTGGGTTCCTGCCCCACCTACCGGATTCCTGTCCCTTTCTAATCAATCAGATGTTCCCTGTGTACCCCTGGTTCCCATTAATTACACATCTGACCTTGTCGACGTTGGGTTTTGGAATTGGACTGGTTTCAACCCTTATCAGGCAATTCCTGcactgagatccttctgggaaaatTCTAGTCCTTCCGGCTATGCACCCGATGggttatattggatttgtggtaatatggcttatacataccttgaacccgactggagtggaacttgttgtaTTGGAATGATACAACCACATTTCCATCTTCTTCCCCCAGATTCTGATAAACATATTTCCACTCGGCTACATTCCCCCATACAACACCGTTCGGTTGAGATTGGCAGATGGGGGGATGACTGGCCCCCTGAACGCATAATTTCATACTATGGACCAGCTACGTGGGCACAGGATGGTTCATGGGGGTACCGAACTCCAATCTACATGCTCAATCATTTAATCCGTTTGCAGGCTGTCCTAGAAATAATTACTAACCAGACAGCTACTGCTTTAGATTTATTCGCAGAGGAACAGCAACAGATACGAGCAACAGTTTATCAAAACCGCCCAGCCCTGGACTATTTattggctgcagaaggtggtgtgtgTGGCAAGCTGAACCTTTCTAATTGTTGCCTTAAAATTGATGATAAGGGACAAGCTGTTAAAGACATCTCTTCAGGAATACGGAAACTCTCTCATGTTCCGGTGCAGACATGGCACCCCGCCATTGACTCATGGTTTTCTAAATGGTTTAGTGGTTCCTGGTCATGGATACATTCAGCACTTGTCTTCGTTGCCTTTATACCTCTTGTCTTAATTCTAATCCCTTGTATTCTTCCTGGCCTCCAGTGTTTAGTTAAACGAGCCGTCCAACAAATCAGCCCCATTATGGTTCTGCAACAACAGAATTATGCTGAAGCAGCAGAGAACCTTCTGAAACTATGGGAGATAGATACCTCTATTATTTTGACAGGTGTGAAAGCGTAG